In Natronoarchaeum mannanilyticum, the genomic window TGACCGTCTTCGAGCGCGCGTAGGGGAACAGCACGTGGCGAGCGTCGGGATCCCAGCCGAGTTCCTCCTGCGCGGCGCGCTGGGTCTGGGGTGCGAACTTGTCGAGATCGACGCCGTGGGGGATGACGTGGCAGTCCTGTCCCAGCGCGTCGGCCATCTGGTCGCTCATGACGATCACCGCGTCGCTCCGGCGGGCGCAGAGTTTGCTGACCGGCCCGTAGGTTCCCAGCAGGTCCGACCCCCACAGCGAGAGCACGACCGGGAGGTTCGGCTGGAGCACCGCCGCCGGCCCGGTCAGCCCGTAGTTGGCGTGAATCAGATCGAAGTCCTCGAACGACCGTTTTAGCGTCTGGGGGTAGAACCGGACGTAGTCCTCCAGCGACCGACCGTCGACGCCGCTCGCGCTGTGCTCCCGATCGCTGGGTACCGCCAGCGTCGTACAGGAGACGCCCTGTGACTCCAGTACCGATACCTGTTGCTTGTAGAACCGGGCGTCGTCGTTCGTCACGAGATTCAGTACGCGCAGGGGATCGTCGTCGCCCGGCCCGACGCCGTCGTCCGTCGTCGCGTCACCGCTCGGTGAAGACGCGTCGGCGCCCGGACGCGCCTGCGGCGACCGATCACCGGTCGCGACGGCGTCGGACAGGTCCGAGGTCATCTGGATACCATCCGGTAGGCGCGCTTGGCGACGTCCATTCCCGTTCCCTGCGACTCGACGACGTAGTACGGCACCAGGTCGGCGCCGAACTTGCTCTTGTACCGGCAGAGCCGCTCGGTGTTGGCGCCCATCAGGTCGTACTTCGTCACCGACTCCATCGGGGGATCCTCGATCACGTC contains:
- a CDS encoding glycosyltransferase family 4 protein — encoded protein: MRVLNLVTNDDARFYKQQVSVLESQGVSCTTLAVPSDREHSASGVDGRSLEDYVRFYPQTLKRSFEDFDLIHANYGLTGPAAVLQPNLPVVLSLWGSDLLGTYGPVSKLCARRSDAVIVMSDQMADALGQDCHVIPHGVDLDKFAPQTQRAAQEELGWDPDARHVLFPYARSKTVKNPARAERVVAAARERLATPVELQTVSGVPHDRMPTYMNAADALLLTSDREGSPNSVKEAMACNLPVVSTDVGDVRQRLSGVRHSFVGRDDAELADALVSVLDAGVESNGREVVRELSVERMGEQIRDVYRGVVES